The Callospermophilus lateralis isolate mCalLat2 chromosome 3, mCalLat2.hap1, whole genome shotgun sequence genome has a segment encoding these proteins:
- the Ell3 gene encoding RNA polymerase II elongation factor ELL3 → MEGPQEHLNGKLRLCFSPAARTSLLLLRLNDAALRALQECQRQQVRPVIAFQGHRGYLRLPGPGWSCLFSFIVSQCGQEGAGGGLDLVCQRLGRSGLNCLHCLGPLRERLTIWAAMDSIAAPSMVQEHNLTEDARDPENWQNTGDYFEGDVVSQTQVALEEVSDPLASNQGQSMPGSSREHMAQWEVRKQTHLPNRELDLALPSSTSRKRQHKKRPESEATEELEEKRLRALPLASGPLQELSSQDLQEEEDWEQEDKEDIDPRLEHSPLVQADSESPSPEEVPDYLLQYRAIQSTEQQQAYEQDFERDYTEYRILHARVGAASQRFIELGAEIKRVQQGTPEHKVLEDKIVQEYKKFRKRYPGYRDEKHRCEYLHQKLSHIKGLILEFEEKNRGS, encoded by the exons ATGGAGGGACCTCAGGAACATTTGAATGGGAAGCTTCGGCTTTGCTTCTCCCCTGCTGCCCGGACCAGCCTCTTACTGCTCAGGCTCAACGACGCTGCGCTGCGGGCACTGCAAGAGTGTCAGCGGCAACAG GTACGGCCAGTGATTGCTTTCCAAGGCCACCGAGGG TATCTGAGACTCCCAGGCCCTGGTTGGTCCTGCCTCTtctctttcatagtgtcccagtgtGGCCAGGAGGGCGCTGGCGGTGGCTTGGACCTTGTGTGCCAGCGTTTAGGCAG ATCTGGGCTTAACTGCCTCCACTGCCTGGGCCCACTCAGGGAGCGCCTCACTATTTGGGCAGCTATGGATTCCATCGCAGCCCCATCAATGGTTCAGGAACACAACCTAACTGAAGATGCCAGAGATCCTGAGAACTGGCAGAACACGGGAGACTATTTTGAAGGAGATGTAGTGTCACAGACACAGGTGGCACTAGAAGAG GTGTCAGATCCACTGGCAAGCAATCAAGGACAGTCAATGCCAGGATCCTCAAGGGAGCACATGGCACAGTGGGAAGTGAG GAAGCAGACCCATCTTCCAAACAGAGAGTTGGATCTGGCATTGCCTTCCTCCACTAGCCGGAAACGTCAGCACAAG AAACGTCCAGAGTCAGAAGCTACTGAAGAATTAGAAGAAAAGAGGCTCAGAGCTCTGCCTCTAGCTTCAGGTCCCCTACAAGAGCTGTCCAGTCAGGACTTACAAGAGGAAGAAGATTGGGAACAAGAAGATAAAGAAGACATAGACCCTAGGTTGGAGCACAGTCCCTTAGTTCAAGCAG ACTCTGAATCCccaagccctgaagaggtgccAGATTACCTCCT GCAATACAGGGCCATCCAAAGTACAGAGCAGCAACAGGCCTATGAGCAGGACTTTGAGAGAGATTATACTGAATACCGCATCCTCCATGCCCGTGTTGGGGCCGCAAGCCAAAGATTCATAGAGCTGGGAGCAGAGATCAAGAGAGTTCAGCAAGGAACTCCAGAACACAAA GTGCTGGAAGATAAGATAGTCCAGGAGTATAAAAAGTTCAGAAAG CGGTACCCAGGTTATAGAGATGAGAAGCATCGCTGTGAGTACCTGCATCAGAAATTGTCCCACATTAAAGGTCTCATCCTGGAGTTTGAGGAAAAGAACAGGGGCAGCTGA